AAACTGATCGGGACAGTGGCGATGCTGCTGTTCATCATCACCTATGCGCTGTTCGCCATGGCGTTGGCGGAGGGCCGCATCACCGAGGCGCCAAAGCTGATCCAGACCCTCGCTTATATCGTGCTCGGCCTGATCTGGATCGTGCCGCTGATGCCGCTCGTGCGGTGGATGGCCAAGCCGGACAAGTCCTAGATCATCGGACGTGAAAAGTGGACCTGCACTTTTGGGATTGGATCCGGTGCTCCCTTCTTAGAGCAGCGCATCGTTTAAGCGGACCCTAAGGGCCACGTTCGTGAAAACCGGGTCTACTTTTCGCTGGCGCGGCCCGCCGGGTCCGCACGACGCGCTAGAGAATCGGATCCAAAATCTAGGCTCCGCCGATCCCTTCGATGATCTTGCCCGTGCCGCCGCATATCGGACAGGCCGTTGCGCCGATCCGCCCGCTGCCATTGCATTCGGGACAGACATTTTCGCCGGTGCCCGGACTGCCCGGCTCGGCCTGGTCGCCGGGATTGAGTTTCGGTGGCTCGGATGCGGCTTGATCGCGCGATGGATTGTTCATGACGGGTCTCTCGGTGTCGTCTCATCCGTCAACGCGACAGTGGAATCGCGGTTTCTCCGCTCCTCGATAGAAAAGACGCGCCCTCGAAAGAAAAGACCCGCTTGAAGCGGGCCCGTTCTCGATCCGGCAGGGATCCTGTCAGTTGCACATGTCTTAGTTGCAAACTTGGCGGGTCCGGTATTCCCAGCCCCAGCCGGGAACCCATTCGCGAAACCGCTCGGTCGTGCAGCGCTCGACATAGACCCGGCGCGGCGCGGGGCGGTAGACGATGGGAGCCGGCTCCTCCACATAGACGCGGGCCGGCGGAGGGGGCGGAGGGGGCGCCACGTAAACGGGAGCAGGAGCCGCATAGGCGGGCTGCTGGGCAACCGTCGCCCCGACGATGGTACCGACCGCAAGCCCTCCCAGAACGCCGACGGCGGCAGCGGCCCCCGGAGACATGCGATCGCGTGCGGCTGCCGGCTCAGCGGCGGCCAGGCCAGCCACCAGCGCCAGAGCGGCCGTCGTGCCGGAGAAGAGATTGAAGACCTTCATAGCTCGTCACCTACAAGCAGGAGGGAGAATTCCTTTCGCCCTTTCTTGGCAGGGACTATAGGGCCGCAAACCTCACTGGAAGCTGAACGGATTGTGGCAACGCTCGGACCGAACTCTGTTTCAAACGAGACGGTAAACACTCTCTTAAGGCATCGGACGCGACATCGAACCCACGTCCGATGCGCTGTTCTCTCGTGGAAGCATCATCCCCGTCATGCCCGGCCCTGAGCCGGGCATCCACGTCTTCGACCTGGTGCGGTGCATCAAGACGTCGATGGCCATAAACCAAGGCGGCCATGACGATGAGCGGTGACAGCGTCGGATATGGGTTCGATGTCGCGTCCGGTACATCAAGTCCGCGGTCTTGAGCATCTTTCCACGCAAAACCGGTGCCCACGTCCCGCATCCGATGCTCGGACGCCCCTACCCCTGCGGCCGGTCAATCTGCTGCCGTCCGCAACGGCACCGACAGCAGGACGCGCACCAGATCCGCCTGCCGGTTCGTCTCGGTCCTTCTGAACAGGTTCTTCAGGTGGAACACGACCGTGGTCTGGGCGACTTCGAGTTCCTCCGCGATCTGGTCGAGACGCTTACCGTCGATGAGCAGCAGCGCCACCCGTGTTTCGGACGGGGTGAGATTGTAGAGCCGCACCAGCGTATCCCCGGATACCTTGGTGCGCTGCTCGGTGTCGATGACGAGCAGCACGACCGCTTCCGGACGCTCGTTGGCGGAAAAGCGCTGTCCGGGCACGAGCACGAGATAGGGACGCCCGCCCGAGCTGCGCGGGAAGGACACGATCTCGTCGAGGGATTCCTCCTCGAAGGCCTTCTCGATGGCCTGGTAGAGCTTGGCATTCTGTTTGGCGGCGGCGCCCCTCAGAATGCCCGAGGAGACGCCGATGCCGTCGTTCTCCCCGATGATGCGCTCGGCCTCCTTGTTCATGAGCCTGACCTCCCCCTTTTCGTCGACGATCACGACGCCGACGAGGAAGCGGTCGAACGCGAAGGTCGCCTTGTAGAGCGCCTCCACGGCTTGCCCGCGGGACGACCTGAGAACCTCCTGCCAGGCTTCCTCAGCGCGGCTGACGGCGCTCGACTGGACGCGGGCCACCTGACTGAGGCGGGCGGCGATCGTGGCGAGCAGGATCTCGTAATCGATCGGCTTGACGAGATAGTCGTCCGCGCCGGCCTGCTTTCCGACGAGTACATCGTTCCGCTCGGCCAAGGCCGTCAGGAAGATGAAGGGAACATCCGCTTTGTCCCCCTGCTCGCGGATCGCCTTGAGGACCTCGTAGCCGCCGATGCCCGGCATGGTGATGTCGCAGAGCACGAGATCCGGACGCTCCGTTTCGAGCAGCCGGAGCGCTTCATTGCCGTTGGACGCCTGGAGGACACGGTAATGGGCGGTTTCCAGCTCTTCCGCCAGGTCCGTCCTCAAATCGTCCTCGTCCTCGACGCAAAGGATCGTTTTCTGATGATTCATGGGTTTCGTCACTCAAGCAGCCTGCTGCGCCTGGTCGGCATGCGACAGCGGCAGGTCAAACGTAAACAGGGAGCCCTCGGCCTCGTAGCTTTCCACTTGGATATCTCCTCCGTGCAAGTGCATGATCCTTTGTGCGAAATTCAGTCCGATCCCGGTGCCGGCGATCCCCGTGGCGGTTCTCGCGCGGTAGAAGCGATCGAAGATCTTGGGCAATTCATCGGCCGGGATGCCGATGCCCCAGTCCCGAACCGAGCAGAAAGCGCGCGCGCCCTCGGCCCAGACCTTGATCTCGACGACCGGCTGCTCGCCTGAATATTTGACGGCATTCGACAGGAGATTGATGACGACCTGCTCGATCAGCATGGTGTCGCAATAGACCCGGATGGCCTGGTCGGGGACCTGAAACAGGATCTTGGAGTGAGAGCTCAGCTCGCTCTGCCGCTCGCCGATATCCATGACGAGCTGAACAAGATCGCAGGGCTCCGGATTCAGCTCGATCCGGCCCTCGTCGAGTTTGGCGGCATTCAGGACGCTCTCGACGAGGCGGGTCAGGCGATTGCCGGCGTTCCTGATCTTCTGAATGCGGCCCAAGAGCTCGTCCGATGTCAGATCCGGCCCTCGCCGGAGAATTCGCTGCGCGCTCGAGTCCAGGATCGCCAGCGGTGTCCGGAACTGGTGAGACACCATGGAGACGAAGTTGCGGTACGCGTTTGTCGTCACACGTTCGCGATCGAGAGCCGACTGGAGCGCCTTCGCCACCTGCTTGTAGGCCGAGATGTCGGTGAGCCGCACGAAGATCGTCGCTCCGTCGGCCTTCGAGACGGACAGATGGGCCCATATGTCCTTCTTGATCAGAACGTCGACCTCGATCTCCTCGAAGGGGGGCTGTGTCACGAGAAGCCGCTGATCCGCGCCTTCGCACATGGCAAAGCAGCGCAGAAAGACCGGCAGGCTCATCTCCTCCCGACACCAGAGCGCCACGGGAGCGGCGGCCCAGACCTGTTCGTTCGCGAAAAGAAGCCTGCCGGTCCAGTCGAAGGCCGCGAACCCCTCCGAGGCCGATTCGATGGCCGCGATCAGGCGCCGCTCCGCCTGCCTCAGGGCGGCCGTGCGCTGAAGGACCTTGATCTCCAGGTCGAAATTCTCGCGCTCGGCCTGCTTGCGGGCGAGCCATTGCTCGGTCACGTCGCGCACGAAGGCGATGCCCAGCTTGCGTTGCGCCATGGAGACGGGAAAGCAGTTGATCTCGAGGCAGCGCTCCTGGCCGCCCGTTTCGCTGCTCGTCTCGTCCTCGAAGATCGTGCTCTCGCCCTCGATCGCGAGATTGAGGGAGCGGATCATCTCCGGCTTCGAGAACAGCGGGTCGAGATCCTGCATCAGGCGGCCGATGGCCTCGTCGGGCCTGACGTTGAGCAGGCCCTCCATGCCCGGATTCCAGAGCAGACATTCGAGTTTCTCGTCGAACATGACGATGCCCTGGTTGCTCACGTTGTTGATGACGAGATCCGAAAGCTCCTGCTCCTGGCGCAGCAGCTGCTTGGCCTGACTGGCCTCCTGGACGCCTCTGAACAATCTGACCAGCAGAAATGCCGCGCTCAGGAAAATGCCCGTGAGAAAGGCGAGGCTCTCCAGCACCACCCGCAGATACATGGCCCGCTTGAACGCGGTGTCCGTCCGGTTGAGCAGCATGACGTCGTTGGCGGCGTCCCGCAGGGTGTAGCCCAGATCCCGGACCTGCACGCGCAATTGCGCGGCCTCTTCCGGCGTCATGGTCTGCCCGACCAGGGTCTCGGCGAGGGTGAGCTGAAGATAACCGACCTTCAGATCGCCCAACAGGCCGACCTTGGCGATGATCTCGGCCTGGGGCCCCTCGAGCAGAACGGCGACGCGGCTGATGAGGATCGGCAAGCGAAAGTCCGGGGCCTGTTCGGGATCGGCGAAGTCTTCGCCGGCGGCAGAGCGGGCCAGGCTTTCGGCCATGAGGGCTGCCTCGAACTGGGCCTGGGAAATCATCCAGAGGTTGGCATGGGTGTCCTCGCTGCGCAGGTCGCGCTCGATATCGAACAGCCGCACGACGGCGAAACTCAGCGAGACGGCGAGCACCACCGTCGTCAGAAGCGTGAGCAATCCCGCCTTGTGGTTGCTGAGATTCAGTTTCATGGTCACTCGACACGCAGCTTGTTCAACTGCCAGATCCAGCGGGCGTCATAGATCGGCGTCTGCAGAGCAGGATGCTCATCGCGCGGATAGACGATCCACAGGGGACCCTTGTCGCGGAGCTTCAGGACCTGTCCGTCGACCCGCATGGCGATGATCGGCTCATATTTCAGATCCTCGAGCGGAATGGTGATCTTGTAGCTGTTGAGGGCCGAGGCGACGATGGACGTTCCGCTGGCTCCCACCCGCTCCAGGGCGGACCGTAGGGGTACACCCTCGAAAAACTGCCGGGTGGCCGACATGATGGAAAAGGTCGTGATCGAGGCCGCCCCCAGGGCTTCGAGCATCTCCCGGTCGAACCGGGCCTCCTGCCCGGCATTGGTCCGGTCGATCCTGCCGGAAATCGTCAGCAGCACAGGTCCCGTCGGCAGCGGCAAGGGCTCCGCCGCTCCTGCAAAGGAATTCCATCCCAGAAAACTCGCCAGCAGCCCCAGGAGTCGGATGTACCGCATGGAATCCCCGCTGAAATATTATGTTAGAACATACGCTATCTGGACGATTTCACCATAAAAATCCAGGGCATTGCCTCGGCCGCACGGCCACCCCTGGAGCCGAAGGGTCCAGTATATCCTGCTTCGGCCCCCGTGAAACGTGCCCATTCCAAAGGAGGCCGCTGAATCTTGGAGGCGATAAGCCATTATCATTGCAGGCGATTTATTCCGCCATGTGCCGCGCATGGCGGAAAATCCGGTATCGTTTGCAACCTCGGCATGGGGCGGTGTAACGTCGGCCCGCGACAGCCTTTCGATGCTGCCGAACCGCAAGATCAGGAGTCCCAATGCGCAAATTCGCCGTAACTCTTGGAACCGCCGGCATTCTTGGAGCCCTCCTCGTCTCCAGCCTGCCCGTTCAGGCGGAACCGCTCCAGAAGCGTGCGCTTCCTTCAATCGATCAATCCTATCCCAACGAAGGATACACTCAATACCGTCCCTACCGGGGATATCGTCCTCCGCCGCCCTACTATCACCGCCATTACCGCCGCCACGACGGCGGCTCCGCCCTGGCGGCAGGGGCCGTGGGCCTCGCCGCGGGCGCATTGATCGGCGGCGCAATCGCCAGCAGTCAGGCGCAGGCCGCTCCGCCCCCGCCTCCCGGCACGGTCGATCCGCAGATGGCCGCCTATTGCGCCCGCAAGTACCGCTCTTATGATCCGGCTTCGGGTACATTCCTGGCGACCAACGGCATGCGGTACGTCTGTACCTACCCGTAACCGGCATTCTTTCGATGCAGGCTCGCTTTCGAGGCAGGCTCGCCGCACCGCGGCGGGCCTTTTTTGATGAACAGGCGCGTCTTGCAGCAGCATAAGGCCGCTCGTAACGATGCGCTCATCCATGCTGTCAGCACTGGATCGTTTCCCGAAATGGAGTCCACTTTTGGGAACGATGCTCTAAAACAGCCAGGAACCCGCAAAACCCAACCGAAGGAAATGTTCATGGCCCTTCCCCCCGACAGCAGCGGCACCGTCATTCCGCCCAACGAGGCAGCCATCGTGACGGCCAGCAACATGACGGAGCTGGAGCTTGTCCTGCCGGACATGGGCGACGAAGACCTTCCGGAAATGGCAATCTTCCTCGTGGCCTGCGCCATGCGCTTTCACAGCGACCCCAGTTTCGTGCAGGAGCAACTCGAATGGCTCGTCAAAATGCACGACACTGAAGTGGACGAGGGTCTGAAGCCCGACCAATTGAACTCCGCCAACGACGATTGAGAAATGGTGTCGCGGCGTCAGTCGAGAAAATCGACTGGCGTCCCTTTCTTGACCATTCCCGCGAGGTCCTCCGCGTCCCAGTTGGTCAGCCGCACGCAGCCGTGGGAATAGGCTTTCCCGACCTTTTCCGGCTCCGGCGTTCCGTGGATGCCGTACGACTCGATCGAAAGGTCGATCCAGACCGTTCCGACAGGGTTGTTGGGCCCGGGTTTGATCTCGAACTTTTCCTTCGCCTTCACGCCCTTGAATCCATAATCCGGATTGTAGGTGTAGACGGGATTATGCGCGACGGCCCTCACCGTGAAGCTGCCCGTGGGCGCGGGCTTCTCTTCACTGCCGATCGAAGCGGGGTAGACCGCCAGCACGGCGCCATCCTTGCCCAGCACGCGCACGCTGTGTTCGTTCTTGATGACTTCGACCCTCTCCGCCTTCGGCCGATCCTTTTCGCCGTCCGGTGACGCGACGTTGGCCACGACGATCGTTTCCCCTGCCTTGTCGAAGCGCTTGCCCGGGTTCAGTTCCTTGAGGAGATCGATGTCCATGTGGAATTTCTCCGCCAGCAGCTCCTCGGGGCTCGAATACGACAGCCGCTCGAGCTTGGCCTGATCCTCCATCCGCTCCGGAATCGCCGTGAAGGGCCCTTTCACGTCGTCCCCGGCGATCGTGTAGGACATGAGGACGGGGTCGGACGACGTCTCGTTCAGTTTCGCCAGGAGCGCTTCGTCGAGCTTTCCATCGGCATCGAGTTCATGCGCCCGTTCGAAGGCCTTGATGGCGTTCTGGACGTTTTCGCCATTGCGCCCGTCGATGACGCCGGGAGAGAAACGGGCGCGGTCGAGGAGAACCTGCGCCTTGATCAGGATCGGACTGACATCGTTCTCTGTGGAAGCCGACGGGTCCGAGGCCTCGTTCACCGCCTCCATGGTCAGATCCCGCGAGGAAGCGGCGACACTTCCCGTCATGCACAGGAGTCCGAACGCCACGCATACCAGAACTCTCATTCTTCACTCCGCACCGTGCGCCCCCGGAACGGGGCGGACTTCCTGTCAAAGACCGAAGCCCGTCGAGCGTTCCTCGCCCTCACTGACAAATTCGGTAATCGTTCTTGCGCGCCCGCATATCGAGATGCAGGTGGTTGCCGTGGTCGGCATCCGCGCCGGGCCCCAGCACGGTCTTGAAGATCTCGCAGGCCCCTTTGTGGATGGCGGACTGGAACGCGGCCTCCGGTGAGCCTTCGGGCTGGAACGTGATCGTCAGCGGGGACCTCTTGTCGAACTCGAACCCCATCACGTCCACGCCGTTCCCGAACGCATGCTCGCTCCGCTTGCCGCCCGAGCGCTGATCCCGGCACTGATAGGACGTACCGATGAGGAGCCTGGTCGGCGCGCTCTGGAAATGCTCCTTCGCGCGGGGCCCGACGACATCGCCGACCCAATGGGCGAGCGTTTCCGCATACTGACATTCCATCAGCGAATCCGGCGCGACGTCGACGCCGTTCGCGAGCGCCAGGACCGATACAGGGTTACCGAGCCGGCAATCGTTCTCCTCCACCGGCGGGCGTTTCTCGAACTTGAGGCCGAGCGCCTCGAGCCGTCCGATGCAAGCCAGGTCGGCCTCGCTCGGAGACGCGGCTTTTCCCTCCTGGGCCTCCGGTTTCGGCGGCCCTTGCCTCTCGTGGACCTGCTCCTGGACCTGCTCCTGGACCTGCGGCGTCAGCCCCTTCGGCCGTGGCGGCGGCAAGGGAGGCGGAGCCTCCTGAGCGAAAGCGCCGCAAGGGAAGACAAGCGCGACAGCGAGAATCAAAGGCAATGCCGCATGCGGCGAGGGTCGTTCGGAGCGGTGTTCTTTCGAACTTGAAGATTTCCCAACAAGCTTTGCCATGCCTGACAACCGGCGTCGGCAAGCTTGCGTTCCGTCATCCCTTTGGATGTCTTGCCCTCATCTCGGGCTCGCACCACATTTTCTTGAGCCTTGAAGATCTTCGTCTCGCGGCGAGACGTTCCGCCGCCGGGAAAGGACTAGTGATGAGCCTGATTTCGCTTCCGCCCGCAGAGTATGGCGAGGGACTGGAGCTGGGCTCCAAGCTCCACGAGCTTCAGGAAACCCATGCCACGAAACGCACCGCCGAGCTCCAGGCGAGGGTGGCCCGCCTCCGGGCCGAGCTCCAGGACGCCGAACAGCAGTTGGAATACGAGCAGAACCGGTGGCCCGAGATCGGCGAGTTCGTCCGCTGCCCGCTCACCGGCTTCTTCGGCCAGGTCACGAAGGTCACGCCCCGCGCCTATGGCCGGCCCTGGGTCGAGATCCTGCTGTATCTCGACACGACCATGCCGGGTCACGCCAATATCGACCTGTTCGCCAACTGGGAGCTGATCGACCCGCCCGTGGTGGACGAGCAGGCCGCCTGAGGGCCGCGGGGCCACCCCATGGGAGCGGCCCTGTTCGTG
This window of the Microvirga sp. TS319 genome carries:
- a CDS encoding ATP-binding protein — translated: MKLNLSNHKAGLLTLLTTVVLAVSLSFAVVRLFDIERDLRSEDTHANLWMISQAQFEAALMAESLARSAAGEDFADPEQAPDFRLPILISRVAVLLEGPQAEIIAKVGLLGDLKVGYLQLTLAETLVGQTMTPEEAAQLRVQVRDLGYTLRDAANDVMLLNRTDTAFKRAMYLRVVLESLAFLTGIFLSAAFLLVRLFRGVQEASQAKQLLRQEQELSDLVINNVSNQGIVMFDEKLECLLWNPGMEGLLNVRPDEAIGRLMQDLDPLFSKPEMIRSLNLAIEGESTIFEDETSSETGGQERCLEINCFPVSMAQRKLGIAFVRDVTEQWLARKQAERENFDLEIKVLQRTAALRQAERRLIAAIESASEGFAAFDWTGRLLFANEQVWAAAPVALWCREEMSLPVFLRCFAMCEGADQRLLVTQPPFEEIEVDVLIKKDIWAHLSVSKADGATIFVRLTDISAYKQVAKALQSALDRERVTTNAYRNFVSMVSHQFRTPLAILDSSAQRILRRGPDLTSDELLGRIQKIRNAGNRLTRLVESVLNAAKLDEGRIELNPEPCDLVQLVMDIGERQSELSSHSKILFQVPDQAIRVYCDTMLIEQVVINLLSNAVKYSGEQPVVEIKVWAEGARAFCSVRDWGIGIPADELPKIFDRFYRARTATGIAGTGIGLNFAQRIMHLHGGDIQVESYEAEGSLFTFDLPLSHADQAQQAA
- a CDS encoding oxidoreductase; its protein translation is MRYIRLLGLLASFLGWNSFAGAAEPLPLPTGPVLLTISGRIDRTNAGQEARFDREMLEALGAASITTFSIMSATRQFFEGVPLRSALERVGASGTSIVASALNSYKITIPLEDLKYEPIIAMRVDGQVLKLRDKGPLWIVYPRDEHPALQTPIYDARWIWQLNKLRVE
- a CDS encoding response regulator, translated to MNHQKTILCVEDEDDLRTDLAEELETAHYRVLQASNGNEALRLLETERPDLVLCDITMPGIGGYEVLKAIREQGDKADVPFIFLTALAERNDVLVGKQAGADDYLVKPIDYEILLATIAARLSQVARVQSSAVSRAEEAWQEVLRSSRGQAVEALYKATFAFDRFLVGVVIVDEKGEVRLMNKEAERIIGENDGIGVSSGILRGAAAKQNAKLYQAIEKAFEEESLDEIVSFPRSSGGRPYLVLVPGQRFSANERPEAVVLLVIDTEQRTKVSGDTLVRLYNLTPSETRVALLLIDGKRLDQIAEELEVAQTTVVFHLKNLFRRTETNRQADLVRVLLSVPLRTAAD
- a CDS encoding L,D-transpeptidase family protein, with amino-acid sequence MRVLVCVAFGLLCMTGSVAASSRDLTMEAVNEASDPSASTENDVSPILIKAQVLLDRARFSPGVIDGRNGENVQNAIKAFERAHELDADGKLDEALLAKLNETSSDPVLMSYTIAGDDVKGPFTAIPERMEDQAKLERLSYSSPEELLAEKFHMDIDLLKELNPGKRFDKAGETIVVANVASPDGEKDRPKAERVEVIKNEHSVRVLGKDGAVLAVYPASIGSEEKPAPTGSFTVRAVAHNPVYTYNPDYGFKGVKAKEKFEIKPGPNNPVGTVWIDLSIESYGIHGTPEPEKVGKAYSHGCVRLTNWDAEDLAGMVKKGTPVDFLD
- a CDS encoding DUF2842 domain-containing protein, which encodes MGMRWRKLIGTVAMLLFIITYALFAMALAEGRITEAPKLIQTLAYIVLGLIWIVPLMPLVRWMAKPDKS
- a CDS encoding extensin family protein, with the protein product MPPPRPKGLTPQVQEQVQEQVHERQGPPKPEAQEGKAASPSEADLACIGRLEALGLKFEKRPPVEENDCRLGNPVSVLALANGVDVAPDSLMECQYAETLAHWVGDVVGPRAKEHFQSAPTRLLIGTSYQCRDQRSGGKRSEHAFGNGVDVMGFEFDKRSPLTITFQPEGSPEAAFQSAIHKGACEIFKTVLGPGADADHGNHLHLDMRARKNDYRICQ
- a CDS encoding BA14K family protein; translated protein: MRKFAVTLGTAGILGALLVSSLPVQAEPLQKRALPSIDQSYPNEGYTQYRPYRGYRPPPPYYHRHYRRHDGGSALAAGAVGLAAGALIGGAIASSQAQAAPPPPPGTVDPQMAAYCARKYRSYDPASGTFLATNGMRYVCTYP